The proteins below come from a single Cryptococcus neoformans var. neoformans JEC21 chromosome 14 sequence genomic window:
- a CDS encoding protein-nucleus import-related protein, putative translates to MSEGQTHQDNPDQPGQSTQLPQQPPPQLAAAQQGETLPSTAPQTDITQAVPLPDDIRQQIEQEQALADAHKRVRELEEQVGKLSTEKEGVVGERDGAVAASNQLRTQLSNLQSSHHKTTSELSVLQTRLDSIEREKKELYEEAERLHQRSNKNIQELYALRSAKTDAAQKIAHLDVEVSELRMITETAKFNEKRSIQALESARAEIISLSKAVSEVEERFGKYRAEAQSDQSKFRAENESLLTRLNTLEQSHRSLQRAYNDQSSRLAEAHASIATLTSTAAANKAAVAVDVLAMEEANRLLERRLDEARSTVLEREAELENMASAHEEREKNWEAKVKKEERMRKEVEKKMGELKNIADRLDMAEGRGGYVSASAAVVGEMRKDGKSYTQLYTDFTIQESRLQAAEGEVERLTNLLDEISQELNEKKPILDEQAAEHARAIERANALASELASVISTRDALQNEVKSLQAASTHHTSEVSSLQSSVDDLSRQVKTLLRQIAIKDDPSLASVPMDGDAEVGPTGDIITDHLVEFRSIRSLQEQNQRLLKITRSLMKKLDEREIARAEGEEEDEVTGRTLDEATEMIKKLHKDLLDAQKRVGDVTRERDLFSKLLSKGEGLRWSISASSGYPGAHGTQHGHGPLDEDTETSSNQQLATLQAELDVLKEKAHGDLEEARKEIRKKMEEAARADVEKARAEAKVGLLEEQAKALTEASQQQKTEFAGLETQLRQLQGAVAQAYNEQRAALEQVAARQAESDRLRNEAAMLRAEKDQWKSVEARLQSDFAQVQAERVKLQQLTDNLQNVANEAEKSRVEEKEGLEKRIEEVQREATALREQIEQARAATREAEKKSQDFESRLDAATTSLRAEKEAASALAAARAEELAKVQADYEKAKADSENRLRIGLNWKRRVDTLNEQIGNTAKTHMEAVTERERKVEEAEKKVKAAEEEVQTLKKKVEEAEGTVQRLQTELANTQKTEGQAQGQAQADSTALTELQNEKNQLAEKLAQAEKDLETLKATAAQEDKERDERYENNVARVNRVNAQMKARIDALISEKQMTQTSVESLQAKVSELEGKLTELESAAANINANSAAPADAAVGPVTGITAATTTATATEETKPSQEQIDEAVKAAVAAREAELQSKFAKDLEEATTAAATAAAAAASTFAPQSTTASAPAPATPVIDAEATAKKTAELEATFETRVAEAVQAEKTALEEEIKQLKGQVEELKNKIKALERQVKTAEISRKTLERQKTEVEKKLGEATSAAAATAESAAPAGATEEVKQEEGSAQGAAAAKVTATRGRGRGTATRGRGGATGRPNPVLSAVNATLAAATPPATAEPSGTKRPLPEDGEITTNENTQTAAAGSASPAVGSGERGGRLLKRPRGAAATRGGRGGRGGGAGSGAGGGGAGETS, encoded by the exons ATGTCAGAGGGACAAACACACCAGGATAACCCTGATCAACCAGGGCAGTCCACACAACTCCCACAGCAACCTCCTCCACAGCTTGCCGCCGCGCAACAGGGCGAAACACTCCCATCCACAGCACCTCAAACAGACATTACACAGGCTGTACCTCTTCCGGATGATATCCGACAACAGATTGAGCAAGAACAGGCTCTAGCGGATGCACATAAAAGAGTCAGAGAGCTGGAGGAGCAAGTCGGGAAGCTGAGtacggagaaggaaggggtggttggggagagagatggagcgG TGGCTGCCTCGAATCAGCTCCGCACGCAGCTTTCAAACCTTCAATCATCCCATCACAAAACCACTTCCGAACTTTCAGTGTTGCAGACCCGTTTAGATTCGatagagagggagaagaaggaattaTACGAAGAAGCTGAAAGGCTGCACCAGCGATCAAACAAGAATATCC AGGAATTGTACGCTTTGAGATCGGCCAAGACGGATGCTGCCCAAAAGATTGCGCATCTCGATGTTGAAGTCTCCGAGTTGAGGATGATCACTGAGACTGCCAAA TTTAacgagaagagaagcatTCAAGCTTTGGAAAGCGCTCGTGCTGAGATTATCTCTCTGAGCAAGGCTGTTTCGGAGGTTGAAGAGCGGTTCGGCAAGTACCGCGCTGAAGCT CAATCTGATCAAAGTAAATTCCGAGCCGAAAATGAATCTCTCCTCACCCGACTCAACACACTTGAACAGTCCCATCGCTCCCTTCAGCGTGCATACAACGACCAGTCTTCCCGTTTAGCCGAGGCCCACGCTTCTATTGCAACTCTCACTTCCACTGCCGCTGCCAACAAGGccgctgttgctgttgatgTGCTTGCgatggaagaagccaacCGTCTTCTCGAACGCCGGTTGGATGAGGCGAGATCGACTGTGCTTGAGAGAGAGGCGGAGCTGGAAAATATGGCGTCAGCTCacgaagagagagaaaagaattGGGAAGccaaggtgaagaaggaggagaggatgaggaaggaggtggagaaaaagatgggCGAGTTGAAGAATATTGCAGATAGACTTGACATGGCGGAGGGTAGAGGAGGTTATGTGAGTGCTTCAGCGGCGGTGGTAGGGGAGATGAgaaaagatgggaagagtTATACACAGTTGTATACGGACTTTACGATTCAGGAGAGTAGATTGCAAGCGGCAGAaggggaggtggagaggtTGACAAATTTGCTGGATGAAATTAGCCAGGAGCTCAATGAAAAA AAACCCATCCTCGATGAGCAAGCGGCCGAACACGCTCGCGCCATCGAACGCGCCAATGCCCTCGCCTCCGAACTTGCCTCTGTCATTTCCACGCGGGACGCCCTCCAAAATGAAGTAAAATCTCTTCAAGCAGCATCTACCCACCATACCTCTGAAgtttcttccctccaatCTTCGGTTGACGACCTTTCTCGACAAGTCAAAACACTCCTCCGCCAGATTGCCATCAAGGATGACCCATCACTCGCTTCTGTCCCTATGGACGGTGATGCCGAAGTGGGTCCGACTGGGGATATCATCACCGACCATCTTGTCGAATTCCGCTCTATCCGCTCACTGCAAGAGCAGAATCAACGTCTCTTGAAGATTACGAGGAgtctgatgaagaagcttgaTGAGCGGGAAATTGCGAGGgcagaaggggaggaggaggatgaggtgaCGGGTAGGACGCTGGATGAGGCTACGGAGATGATAAAGAAGCTTCATAAGGATTTGTTGGATGCCCAAAAGAGGGTGGGAGACGTTacgagggagagggatttGTTCTCCAAGTTGCTCTCAAAGGGTGAAGGCCTTCGATGGTCTATCtccgcttcttctggtTATCCTGGCGCCCACGGTACCCAGCACGGTCACGGGCCTTTGGATGAAGATACCGAAACGTCGTCGAACCAGCAACTCGCTACCCTCCAAGCAGAGTTGGATGTCCTTAAAGAAAAGGCTCATGGCGATTTGGAGGAagcgaggaaggagattaggaagaagatggaggaagcggCGAGGGCTGATGTGGAGAAGGCTAGGGCAGAGGCCAAGGTCGGGTTGCTTGAAG AACAAGCCAAGGCGCTTACCGAAGCGAGTCAACAGCAAAAGACAGAGTTTGCGGGGCTTGAGACGCAGTTGAGGCAGTTGCAGGGTGCTGTCGCCCAGGCTTATAATGAGCAGCGAGCG GCGCTCGAGCAAGTTGCGGCTCGACAAGCGGAATCTGATAGGTTGAGGAATGAAGCTGCCATGCTCCGTGCCGAGAAGGATCAGTGGAAG AGCGTCGAGGCTCGTTTGCAATCCGACTTTGCACAAGTACAAGCCGAACGCGTCAAGCTTCAGCAGTTGACTGACAACCTTCAGAATGTTGCGAACGAGGCCGAGAAGAGTAGggttgaggagaaagaggggcTGGAGAAGCGAATCGAGGAGGTACAACGTGAAGC GACGGCTCTTCGTGAGCAAATTGAACAAGCTCGAGCTGCCACTCGCGAAGCCGAAAAAAAGTCTCAAGATTTCGAATCCCGCCTCGACGCTGCCACCACCTCTCTCCGGGCCGAAAAGGAGGCTGCCTCCGCCCTCGCTGCCGCTCGCGCCGAAGAGCTCGCCAAAGTTCAAGCCGATTAcgagaaggccaaggcgGACTCTGAGAACAGACTTCGTATCGGACTCAACTGGAAGCGCCGCGTGGATACTCTGAACGAGCAGATTGGAAATACTGCCAAGACTCATATGGAGGCGGTTActgagagggaaaggaaggtggaggaagcggagaagaaggtgaaagcagcagaggaggaggtgcagacgttgaagaagaaagtggaggaggcggagggaACTGTGCAGAGGTTGCAGACCGAGTTGGCGAACACTCAGAAGACGGAAGGACAGGCGCAGGGTCAAGCTCAGGCTGATAGCACCGCCTTG ACCGAGCTCCAAAACGAGAAAAACCAACTTGCTGAAAAGCTCGCCCAGGCCGAAAAGGACCTCGAAACTCTCAAGGCCACCGCCGCACAAGAGGACAAAGAGCGAGACGAACGCTATGAGAACAATGTCGCTCGAGTGAACCGCGTAAACGCACAGATGAAGGCAAGAATTGACGCACTCATTTCGGAGAAACAAATGACCCAAACGAGTGTCGAGAGTCTGCAAGCCAAGGTTTCAGAATTGGAAGGGAAACTTACTGAGCTCGAGTCCGCAGCGGCAAACATCAACGCCAATTCCGCTGCACCGGCCGATGCTGCTGTTGGTCCTGTTACCGGAATCACTGCCGCAACCACAACCGCCACTGCTACTGAAGAGACAAAGCCTTCTCAAGAGCAGATTGATgaagctgtcaaggctgcAGTCGCCGCGCGAGAGGCAGAGCTTCAATCCAAATTCGCCAAGGACCTCGAAGAAGCTAccactgctgctgctaccgctgccgctgctgccgccTCCACTTTTGCACCCCAATCTACGACTGCCTCCGCGCCCGCTCCTGCTACACCTGTTATAGACGCCGAAGCTACCGCCAAGAAGACTGCCGAGCTTGAAGCGACTTTCGAAACTCGTGTCGCCGAGGCTGTCCAAGCCGAAAAGACCgcattggaagaggagatcaAGCAGCTCAAGGGGCAGGTTGAGGAACTCAAGAACAAGATCAAGGCGCTTGAGAGGCAAGTAAAGACGGCGGAAATTTCGAGAAAAACTTTGGAGAGACAGAAGACCGAAGTGGAAAAGAAGCTGGGAGAGGCTACATCGGCTGCTGCTGCGACCGCTGAGAGTGCGGCGCCGGCTGGAGCTACAGAAGAAGTGaagcaggaagagggatCGGCTCAAGGCGCCGCGGCGGCAAAGGTTACAGCGACGAGGggccgaggaagaggaacagCGACCAGGGGACGAGGCGGAGCGACAGGACGACCGAATCCTGTATTGAGTG CTGTCAATGCTACCCTTGCCGCCGCTACACCGCCAGCTACAGCCGAACCCAGTGGCACAAAGCGTCCTTTACCCGAAGACGGAGAGATTACTACCAACGAGAACACACagactgctgctgctgggaGCGCTTCACCTGCGGTAGGTTCTGGAgagaggggagggaggtTATTAAAGCGACCAAGAGGTGCGGCTGCGACAAGGGGAGGGCgtggaggacgaggaggaggggcagGCAGCGGTgctggaggtggtggtgctggTGAGACGAGCTAA
- a CDS encoding glycylpeptide N-tetradecanoyltransferase, putative, which produces MSSLPNQSLPAEPQPGVEEVLDKFQKLGEEAVEEDAGEDDADAAEEGVDGEDGDEQPEDGEGGEGLGDKKKKKKKKKKGKASKAVEKLKTIATGQAPQEVINAVRGQMDSSDSKAATDEEIRRALKAADLMKILDGKIALGNKSGTKNLGEHKFWKTQPVPQITGSGAPAPIEEGPIDDPKTPADVRQEPGVLPAGFEWSTIDINDEEQSKEVYVLLCENYVEDDDAMFRFNYSREFLLWALTAPGYLPDWHIGVRVQKTKKLVAFISGIKIDIRVRAKTFPAAEINFLCVHKKLRSKRLAPVLIKEVTRRVNLTNIWQAIYTAGVILPTPIGTCRYFHRNLNPPKLVDIGFSPLPRGSTIARLVQQYSVPSHPRIPGFREMKKEDVPQVGALLRRYLDRFDVAQAFRDDDEVEHWLLSGQGKEVGGRRVEQVVWAYVVEDPTTHRITDLISFYALPSTIMKHPKHNLLNAAYMFYYATDVVFPPSSSSANSDVDVDANAGESSVAAVGTGGEDAKTKKKLETRLNALTADILIIAKQAGFDVFNALTLLDNNMFLQEQKFGPGDGYLNYYLYNWNCAPIDGGHHSTTAKQGSKIGVVML; this is translated from the exons ATGTCCAGTCTACCCAACCAATCCCTCCCGGCAGAACCGCAACCTGGCGTAGAGGAAGTCCTCGACAAATTCCAGAAGCtcggagaagaagccgtcgaggaagatgccggtgaagatgatgccGATGCCGCTGAGGAGGGTGTTGAtggggaggatggcgatgaaCAGCCtgaggatggtgagggaggggaaggtcttggagacaagaagaagaaaaagaagaagaagaagaagggaaaggctAGCAAAGCTGTCGAAAAGCTCAA GACTATCGCTACAGGTCAAGCCCCTCAGGAAGTCATCAATGCTGTAAGAGGGCAGATGGATTCCTCTGATAGCAAGGCCGCTACCGACG AGGAGATTCGACGTGCTTTGAAAGCGGCGGATTTGATGAAGATCCTTGATGGTAAAATAGCTTTGGGCAATAAGTCTGGTACCAAGAACCTCGGCGAGCACAAG TTTTGGAAGACCCAGCCCGTTCCTCAGATCACCGGTTCCGGCGCTCCAGCTCCTATTGAAGAAGGCCCTATCGACGATCCCAAAACCCCCGCAGACGTCAGACAAGAACCTGGGGTTTTACCCGCTGGATTCGAATGGAGCACTATCGATATCAATGACGAGGAGCAA AGTAAAGAAGTTTACGTCCTGTTATGCGAAAATTATGtagaggatgacgatgcCATGTTCCGATTTAACTACTCTAGAGAATTCTTACTCTG GGCACTTACCGCTCCAGGATACTTGCCAGACTGGCACATTGGTGTACGCGTacaaaagacaaagaaACTTGTTGCTTTCATTTCTGGTATCAAGATTGACATTCGCGTTCGTGCCAA GACATTCCCCGCGGCCGAGATCAACTTTCTTTGCGTCCACAAAAAACTCCGATCCAAGCGCCTCGCACCGGTATTAATCAAAGAAGTCACCCGACGAGTCAATTTGACAAATATCTGGCAAGCCATCTACACTGCTGGTGTCATCCTCCCTACTCCTATCGGTACCTGTCG ATACTTCCATCGCAACCTCAACCCCCCCAAACTCGTCGACATTGGCTTCTCCCCCCTTCCCCGGGGAAGCACCATCGCTCGTCTCGTACAACAATACTCTGTTCCCTCTCACCCCCGTATCCCCGGTTTCCgcgagatgaagaaggaagacgtGCCCCAAGTTGGAGCTCTGTTGAGGAGATATCTGGATAGGTTCGATGTGGCGCAAGCGTTCagggatgatgacgaggttGAGCATTGGCTTTTGAGTGGAcaggggaaggaggtggGCGGGAGGAGGGTAGAGCAGGTCGTTTGGGCCTATGTCGTCGAG GACCCAACAACCCACCGTATCACCgacctcatctccttctacGCCCTCCCCTCAACCATCATGAAACACCCCAAACACAACTTGCTCAATGCCGCTTACATGTTCTACTACGCTACCGACGTCGTCTTCCcgccctcatcctcttctgccaaCTCTGATGTCGATGTCGATGCCAATGCCGGAGAAAGCTCGGTAGCGGCTGTGGGTACgggaggggaagatgcGAAAACGAAGAAAAAGTTGGAGACGAGGTTGAATGCGCTGACTGCGGATATACTGATCATCGCCAAACAG GCTGGTTTCGATGTCTTCAACGCACTGACGTTACTCGACAACAACATGTTCTTGCAAGAACAAAAG TTCGGACCAGGCGATGGATACCTCAACT ATTACCTGTACAACTGGAACTGCGCCCCTATCGATGGCGGACATCATTCCACAACTGCCAAACAAGGATCCAAGATCGGCGTTGTCATGCTCTAA
- a CDS encoding ribosome biogenesis-related protein, putative: MDVSHVLDEYTASNTTAVLPRAAPVHTDPALLAAFDASPLDPAAYADRERHLLQLTLTSTHALVAALFALPTTPSSAGPVTAFPPPTTLLPREKPLPTPKAPTKWERFAKEKGISHRKKEKDVWDEERQEWVPRWGRFGKNKDKEDQWLHEVKPGDEADQDPGKTARGERKARIAQNTKQHSANLAVASASVTAARATAASERAARKEELNRNMLISKTSTASLGKFDNKIEGEPKARGMKRKFDANIPGGSEGTEKERQLSVLKRVERGETNKSKRGGEGVQGGLNVRKALRFSGEGGKLRPKTTGKKGKRK; this comes from the exons ATGGACGTCTCCCACGTGCTCGACGAGTACACCGCCAGCAA CACCACCGCCGTCCTCCCCCGCGCCGCACCCGTCCACACCGACCCCGCCCTGCTCGCCGCCTTTGACGCCTCCCCCCTCGACCCCGCAGCGTACGCCGACCGCGAGCGCCACCTGCTCCAGCTCACCCTCACCTCCACCCACGCCCTCGTCGCCGCCCTCTTCGCCCTCCCCACCAccccctcctccgccgGCCCCGTCACCGCCTTCCCCCCGCccaccaccctcctccccagGGAGAAGCCGCTGCCCACGCCAAAGGCCCCCACCAAGTGGGAGCGCTTCgccaaggaaaagggcatAAGCcacaggaagaaggagaaggacgtGTGGGACGAGGAGCGCCAGGAGTGGGTCCCGCGCTGGGGCAGGTTTGGCAAgaacaaggacaaggaggacCAGTGGCTGCATGAAGTCAAGCCCGGCGACG AAGCCGACCAGGACCCGGGAAAGACGGCGCGCGGCGAGCGCAAGGCGCGCATCGCCCAGAACACCAAGCAGCACTCGGCCAACCTCGCCGTCGCCTCGGCCTCTGTCACCGCCGCCCGCGCCACCGCCGCCTCGGAGCGCGCAGCCCGCAAGGAAGAGCTCAACAGGAACATGCTCATCTCCAAGACGTCCACCGCGTCCTTGGGCAAGTTTGATAACAAGATTGAGGGCGAGCCGAAAGCGAGGGGCATGAAACGGAAATTCGACGCGAATATCCCTGGTGGAAGCGAGGGCACGGAAAAGGAGAGGCAGCTGTCCGTGCTCAAGCGGGTCGAGAGGGGCGAAACGAACAAGTCGAAGAGGGGCGGAGAGGGTGTCCAGGGCGGGTTGAATGTGAGGAAAGCGCTCAGGTTTAGTGGGGAAGGTGGGAAACTGAGGCCAAAGACGAcgggcaagaagggcaagagaAAGTAG
- a CDS encoding ribosomal protein, putative has translation MSSTDFAAELEKVRRLTGSQLVHQSKPAQLLVAIESTITSALNASPPHSSTAYFASLLQCLEKACADEVGDDEDMAETENMGQGALIPATLYLLAIVVPETPNQVVLSKLSSLLECILPLYDSALEHPPALRSLLQITTAVVLLAPPQLLTTSPLLKKAWNYLLELNLDPRPKVRHLAQEGVRKVLTTPIPPKVVAGQHPYLARAREWVMNVLEEEVKTGGAKGKKARFADAEDMEGKKAIWVVQGLRGWVAVWGDEQLSALSSTLLSLPPLPHLTPQIYSLLALLLSPPPSDAASPTPSVLTNLPTILDSLLSSPPSAGDMPTYLSAIAGALIKMSLQDPTSLATYLPKAWNLLFKEILLAPSAPKPVVEAAVSALGQGGLIRYCITDDQILATLSYVRGGSHLPGARQKGRAPFLWKLLSSLTSSLGSNPVRLPQLLKLLESLISRLRLRVLPSGPNPGAPAKADPSGRSSAAAQELLMDLIKEVGDLRSQRGFEWKDEVDGVVGIAIEVVGVQGVLEVLPLNIEPDASGTPPQPGRAHLLPLIRSHNTNSSLSFFSSYFRPLSERLFSLKVAAEERGRAQEAKIWEVVVGQIWDCFPGFCDMPRDMKDGLDASFLGLITSLLYTQPALLPSLLKGLSLLISSTTRLASSAAPQEELLKQFGVSQIDAQANMALLKSLAKDMVSVLLNVFSKMPRESRGMVGDVIGHWVGIMEPSDLVETYQTVTTHLSNALSAPPAPANAGESPISHTMLDLLIIFVPQLPLAQSLALFNASSTPSLLHHRDATVQKKSYRLLKRLLESPTLAPTLTPVSYAEFVSKLLSSQPHIGPGAQRDRLQLLTTLVNVLPQDGLDVLPELVSEAVLGTKEVNEKARDAGFELVVEMGKKMAKGGKVNRTEGEEDGEVENTSVDASAEEYLTMVAAGLTGTTPHMISASINALSRLLFEFKDQVSDQTTSELLSTLTIFLTSKNREIVKSALGFAKVTIVSLPIATLRPHLPQLVPALLGWVHDHKNHFKSKTIHIFERLIRRFGFDEVYANAGEKVEEKKVLVGIRKRKERAKKKRAGKDDEEEEGGKRQSMGNAFDDILYNSDSDLSSDEDEDAPAKGRNQAQGKGQIKGKKAQQQQQQQQREKREKGDVYIRNDEDEPMDLLSRSIAGGVSTSNPALQAPRRKPGQLASKFQTDKSGKLIITDDNSADEADPSASAGAAFMANVANTTADGTYRDSRGNLKFNRNTKRAREAEGDILRGLDEEDAKKENKMRERKKMRKQLGEEFRAKRAGGDIKREGGPDPYSYVPLGQTAGKKGKKGNFNLTNKKKGSRG, from the exons ATGAGCTCGACTGACTTCGCCGCCGAGCTGGAAAAGGTCCGCCGCTTGACCGGCTCTCAGCTTGTGCACCAATCAAAACCGGCCCAACTTTTGGTCGCCATCGAGTCTACCATCACCAGCGCTCTCAACGCATCTCCTCCCCACTCTTCTACAGCATACTTtgcatctcttctccaatgtCTTGAGAAGGCTTGCGCAGATGAagttggagatgatgaggatatGGCTGAGACTGAAAACATGGGACAAGGAGCTCTTATCCCTGCCACACTTTACTTGCTCGCTATTGTTGTTCCCGAGACCCCCAACCAGGTCGTACTTTCCAAACTCTCATCTTTGCTCGAGTGTATTTTGCCTCTTTACGACTCTGCTTTGGAACATCCTCCGGCTTTGCGCTCGCTGCTGCAAATCACAACCGCCGTTGTCCTCCTTGCTCCCCCTCAATTGTTGACCACCTCGCCTCTTCTCAAGAAGGCTTGGAATTATCTCCTCGAGCTCAACCTCGACCCTCGTCCGAAGGTCCGACATCTCGCTCAAGAAGGCGTACGTAAGGTGCTCACTACCCCCATCCCTCCCAAGGTTGTTGCTGGGCAACATCCTTACCTCGCTAGGGCCCGAGAATGGGTAATGAATGttcttgaggaagaagtcaagACTGGTGGTGCtaagggcaagaaggccAGGTTTGCAGATGCGGAGGAtatggaaggaaagaaggctaTCTGGGTTGTACAGGGTCTTCGTGGATGGGTAGCTGTTTGGGGCGACGAA CAATTGTCGGCGCTTAGCTCGACgctcctctctctccctcctctcccccaCCTCACGCCTCAAATTTATTCACTTCTTGCCTTGCTCTtgtctcctcctccgtcgGACGCCGCCTCGCCCACCCCCTCTGTTCTTACCAACCTTCCTACCATCCTTGACTCCTTGctttcctctcccccttccGCCGGCGATATGCCCACCTATCTCTCAGCGATCGCTGGAGCTCTCATCAAAATGTCTCTTCAAGATCCCACTTCCTTGGCCACCTACCTGCCCAAAGCTTGGAATTTGCTCTTCAAAGAGATCTTGCTTGCTCCCAGCGCTCCCAAGCCTGTTGTTGAGGCTGCCGTCTCTGCTCTCGGCCAAGGCGGTTTGATCAGGTATTGCATCACGGATGATCAGATCTTGGCTACTCTCAGCTATGTTCGGGGTGGAAGCCATCTTCCCGGTGCGAGGCAAAAGGGCAGAGCGCCCTTCTTATGGAAGctgctctcttctcttACATCCTCTTTGGGTTCCAACCCGGTCCGtcttccccagcttctcaaGCTCCTTGAGTCACTTATCTCCCGCCTTCGTCTCCGCGTCCTGCCTTCCGGGCCCAACCCTGGCGCTCCGGCTAAAGCCGATCCTTCAGGCCGATCATCTGCTGCTGCGCAAGAGTTGTTGATGGATTTGATCAAGGAAGTTGGTGACCTGAGATCTCAACGAGGGTTCGAGTGGAAGGATGAGGTCGATGGAGTTGTGGGTATTGCCATAGAGGTTGTCGGTGTGCAAGGTGTTCTGGAGGTATTGCCTTTGAATATTGAGCCTGATGC ATCGGGAACCCCTCCTCAGCCCGGTCGTGCCCATTTGCTCCCCCTTATCCGTTCACACAACAccaactcttccctctccttcttctcgtcctacTTCCGTCCTTTGTCTGAGCGCCTATTCTCCCTCAAGGTTGCCGCCGAAGAACGAGGTAGAGCACAGGAGGCTAAGATCTGGGAGGTTGTCGTCGGGCAGATTTGGGACTGTTTCCCAGGTTTCTGCGATATGCCTCGGGACATGAAGGACGGACTTGATGCTTCTTTCCTCGGTTTGATCACTTCCCTTCTCTACACCCAACCCGcactccttccttcacTCCTCAAGggtctttccctcctcatTAGCTCTACAACCCgtcttgcttcttctgctgcgCCTCAGGAAGAGCTTCTTAAGCAATTCGGCGTCTCTCAAATCGATGCCCAGGCGAACATGGCTCTGCTCAAGTCTTTGGCCAAGGATATGGTCTCTGTATTATTGAACGTATTCTCCAAGATGCCTCGTGAATCTAGGGGTATGGTCGGGGATGTTATTGGTCACTGGGTTGGGATTATGGAGCCTTCAGATTTGGTTGAGACATATCAGACTGTTACCACTCACTTGTCTAATGCGCTttctgctcctcctgcGCCTGCCAATGCCGGTGAAAGCCCCATTTCCCACACCATGCTCGATCTCTTGATTATTTTTGTTCCCCAACTCCCTCTCGCCCAATCTCTCGCATTGTTCAACGCTTCAtccactccttccttgtTGCACCACCGTGACGCCACAGTACAGAAGAAATCCTATCGGCTCTTGAAGCGTCTCCTCGAGTCACCCACCTTGGCTCCCACTCTCACTCCCGTCTCCTACGCCGAGTTTGTGTCTAagctcctttcttctcaaccCCACATCGGCCCTGGTGCCCAACGTGACCGTCTTCAATTGCTAACCACTCTCGTAAACGTTCTTCCCCAGGACGGGCTTGATGTCTTACCAGAGTTGGTCAGTGAAGCCGTGTTGGGTACTAAGGAGGTCAATGAAAAGGCAAGAGATGCTGGTTTCGAATTGGTCGTGGAgatgggcaagaagatggcCAAGGGTGGGAAAGTCAACCGAActgaaggggaggaggatggtgaggTGGAGAACACATCAGTGGATGCCAGTGCGGAGGAGTACTTGACGATGGTCGCTGCTGGTTTGACTGGTACTACACCTCATATGATCAGTGCGAGCATCAATGCTTTATCAAGGTTACTGTTTGAGTTCAAAG ACCAGGTTTCTGACCAAACCACTTCCGAACTCCTTTCGACTCTCACCATCTTTCTCACCTCCAAGAACCGAGAGATTGTCAAATCCGCTCTTGGTTTCGCCAAGGTCACCatcgtctctcttcccatcgCCACGCTTCGCCctcaccttcctcaactcGTTCCCGCCCTTCTCGGTTGGGTGCACGACCACAAGAATCACTTTAAGTCCAAAACTATCCATATCTTTGAACGACTCATCCGTAGGTTCGGCTTCGACGAAGTTTACGCCAACGCTGGTGAGAAGGtcgaagagaagaaggttcTGGTTGGTAttaggaagaggaaggagcgAGCTAAGAAGAAGCGAGCTGGTaaggacgatgaggaagaggaaggtggtAAGAGGCAAAGTATGGGCAACGCGTTCGATGATATCCTTTACAACTCCGACTCCGACTTGTCGtctgatgaggatgaggatgccCCTGCTAAGGGACGGAATCAGGCGCAGGGCAAGGGCCAgatcaagggcaagaaagctcagcaacagcaacaacagcagcagagagaaaaaagagagaagggagatgtTTACATCCGAaacgacgaggatgagccCATGGATCTCCTGTCGAGATCAATTGCTGGTGGCGTCTCTA CGAGTAACCCTGCTCTCCAAGCTCCCCGGCGTAAACCCGGTCAGCTCGCCTCTAAATTCCAAACTGACAAGTCCGGAAAACTTATCATCACCGACGACAACTCTGCCGACGAGGCTGatccttctgcttctgccgGTGCTGCCTTTATGGCTAACGTTGCCAACACTACTGCTGATGGCACTTACCGCGATTCTCGAGGTAACTTGAAGTTCAACCGTAACACCAAGCGAGCCCGAGAGGCGGAAGGTGATATATTGAGAGGtttggatgaggaggatgcaaagaaggagaacaaaatgagagaaaggaagaagatgaggaaacaGCTTGGTGAAGAGTTTAGGGCCAAG CGAGCCGGTGGTGATATCAAACGCGAAGGAGGACCTGATCCATACTCTTACGTCCCTCTCGGACAGACAgcggggaagaagggaaagaaaggcAACTTCAACCTTaccaacaagaagaagggatcCAGAGGATAA